One Camelina sativa cultivar DH55 chromosome 3, Cs, whole genome shotgun sequence genomic window carries:
- the LOC104762694 gene encoding ubiquitin carboxyl-terminal hydrolase 2-like isoform X3: MGKKAKKKARAPTKEIQTTTFSKEVSEEQPSQAGEIAEVDVKAVKETQACVHFDKGLNLDKVIDKIKSSRQIKCDQCKEGVYGKRGTKAKGNKGKKEFSSSDKKAIWLCLECGCYVCGGVGLPTGPQSHVVRHIRLTRHRLVLQWENPQLRWCFPCHSLLPVEKEENGEKKDVLSEVVKLIKGRSLSNLASSDIEDQCSGSGSITSDIKLEVAVTSGIEARDGYVVRGLVNLGNTCFFNSIMQNLLSLDQLRDHFLKEDGSVVGGPLASSLKKLFAETKPEAGLKSAINPRAFFGSFCSKAPQFRGYDQHDSHELLRCLLDSLGTEESALRKKRGDSDNDQKSTLIDSVFGGETSSIVSCMECGHSSKVYEPFLDLSLPVPFKKTPPKKPQTVSRAKKAKLPPKRVPKNVSKVSKVSKVPPSKTLSELNSPGKDLVVLADSDTSSSTFAPLESGPALETSSVITLDSKQALESATQIETGFDSFWLDIIGPETSGDETNMDMQKDGIENVSTTEANQIVPGPDIPANTSVSSSDQTLEGNAERQMLDNEEVAKAEAILDEKDVQATQSDECTATSGISAEINQASCIGGDPGIGESSSTVNPWDEEELPLMVADSQILYMPYKEISCDDKTVVESECEASSSFVTSDHEPQNSDFVDFGGLFDEPEMTEGPVFGPPSKAEASSGVGFMVFSSESDPEEIDDSDSPVSVERCLAHFTKPEILSDDNAWHCENCSKNLKLQRLREKQISKNDESRSSDTSNGWLKENENEIGNGVSGENDVVAVMKDPSDTCSAKDHSTNGIKATSSHSANESDSKGAQDEEEDSEKLITVKRDATKRVLINKAPPVLTIHLKRFSQDLRGRLSKLNGHVAFKEVIDLRQYMDSRCREEPVYRLAGLVEHSGTMRGGHYVAYVRGGQRVKETESSSTVWYNVSDAHVRQVSWEKVLHSEAYILFYERIFPQD, translated from the exons ATGGGCAAGAAAGCGAAGAAGAAGGCCCGAGCTCCAACAAAGGAGATTCAAACCACCACATTTTCCAAGGAGGTCTCTGAAGAGCAGCCTAGTCAAGCCGGGGAAATAGCTGAGGTTGATGTTAAAGCAGTTAAGGAGACCCAAGCTTGTGTGCATTTCGACAAGGGTCTCAATTTAGATAAAGTGATTGATAAGATCAAGTCTTCCCGGCAGATTAAGTGTGACCAATGCAAGGAAGGGGTCTATGGTAAGAGAGGAACTAAAGCAAAGGGAAATAAGGGGAAAAaagaattttcttcttctgacaAAAAAGCTATTTGGCTTTGTTTGGAATGTGGCTGTTATGTGTGTGGGGGTGTTGGTTTACCAACTGGACCTCAGAGTCATGTTGTGAGGCATATCAGATTGACGCGCCACCGTTTGGTGCTTCAGTGGGAAAATCCCCAGTTAAGATGGTGTTTCCCATGCCATTCGCTTCTCCCtgttgaaaaagaagagaatggtGAGAAGAAAGACGTGCTGTCAGAGgttgttaaattaattaaaggaAGATCTTTAAGCAATTTAGCTTCATCTGATATCGAAGACCAGTGCTCAGGAAGTGGCAGCATCACTAGTGATATCAAGTTAGAAGTTGCTGTGACCAGTGGTATAGAAGCAAGAGATGGTTATGTTGTGCGAGGTTTAGTTAACCTTGGGAACACATGTTTCTTTAATTCGATAATGCAGAATCTTCTTTCTTTGGATCAATTACGCGATCACTTCTTGAAGGAGGATGGATCTGTGGTCGGTGGGCCTCTTGCATCTTCCCTGAAGAAATTATTCGCTGAAACGAAACCTGAGGCAGGCTTGAAGAGTGCGATCAATCCTAGAGCCTTTTTTGGGTCTTTTTGTTCTAAGGCACCCCAGTTTAGGGGATATGACCAGCATGATAGCCACGAGTTGCTACGCTGTTTACTAGATTCGTTGGGCACCGAAGAGTCAGCCTTGAGAAAGAAGCGTGGTGATTCTGATAACGATCAAAAATCTACTCTCATAGATTCTGTCTTTGGGGGAGAAACTTCAAGCATTGTTTCTTGTATGGAGTGCGGGCATTCCTCAAAAGTTTATGAGCCATTTTTGGATCTCTCCTTACCCGTACCGTTCAAGAAAACTCCTCCGAAAAAGCCGCAAACTGTTTCTCGAGCAAAAAAAGCTAAGCTTCCACCAAAAAGAGTCCCCAAGAATGTGTCAAAGGTCAGTAAGGTTTCAAAAGTTCCCCCAAGTAAAACTCTTTCGGAACTGAATTCTCCTGGAAAAGATTTGGTTGTCCTAGCTGATTCGGATACATCCAGTTCTACCTTTGCACCCCTTGAAAGTGGTCCTGCTTTAGAGACTTCTTCAGTTATAACCCTTGACAGTAAACAAGCCTTAGAAAGTGCAACACAAATTGAAACTGGTTTCGATAGCTTCTGGTTGGATATTATTGGACCAGAAACTTCTGGAGATGAGACGAATATGGATATGCAAAAAGATGGTATTGAGAATGTCTCAACAACTGAGGCTAATCAAATTGTACCAGGTCCAGATATTCCGGCCAATACCTCAGTTTCATCAAGTGATCAGACTTTGGAAGGTAACGCAGAGAGGCAGATGCTAGATAATGAAGAAGTTGCAAAGGCGGAAgccattttggatgaaaaagaTGTACAAGCTACGCAGTCTGATGAATGCACAGCTACAAGTGGTATTTCTGCTGAAATCAATCAAGCTAGTTGCATCGGTGGTGATCCTGGTATAGGGGAAAGTTCTTCCACGGTGAATCCTTGGGATGAGGAAGAGCTTCCTTTGATG GTTGCAGATTCACAGATTTTGTACATGCCATACAAAGAAATATCCTGTGATGATAAGACGGTTGTGGAAAGTGAATGTGAGGCTTCATCTTCGTTTGTTACTAGTGATCATGAACCACAAAACagtgattttgttgattttggtgGTTTATTTGATGAGCCCGAGATGACCGAAGGACCTGTTTTTGGACCTCCTTCCAAGGCTGAAGCTTCTTCAGGAGTTGGTTTTATGGTGTTCAGCAGCGAGTCTGATCCTGAAGAAATCGATGACTCGGATTCACCGGTGTCTGTTGAGAGGTGTTTGGCTCATTTCACAAAGCCTGAGATTTTGTCGGATGACAATGCTTGGCACTGCGAGAACTGTTCAAAGAACCTTAAACTCCAACGGTTGAGAGAAAAGCAAATATCCAAAAACGATGAATCAAGATCAAGTGACACCAGCAACGGATGgctgaaagaaaatgaaaatgaaattggAAATGGGGTTTCTGGAGAAAACGATGTTGTGGCTGTTATGAAAGATCCAAGTGATACTTGTAGTGCCAAGGATCATAGCACTAATGGAATAAAAGCTACGAGTTCTCACTCAGCTAATGAAAGTGATTCCAAAGGAGctcaagatgaagaagaagattctgagaAACTGATCACAGTAAAGAGAGATGCAACTAAAAGAGTACTTATAAACAAAGCCCCACCTGTATTAACCATCCATCTAAAACGATTTAGCCAAGATTTGCGTGGTAGGCTAAGTAAGCTAAATGGTCATGTTGCTTTCAAAGAGGTCATTGATCTTCGCCAGTATATGGACTCAAG atGTAGGGAAGAACCCGTTTACAGACTGGCTGGATTGGTGGAGCATTCAGGAACGATGAGAGGAGGTCATTATGTGGCGTATGTAAGAGGAGGTCAGCGAGTTAAAGAGACTGAGTCCTCTTCCACAGTGTGGTATAACGTAAGCGATGCACATGTTAGACAGGTTTCATGGGAAAAGGTTCTGCATTCTGAAGCTTATATCTTGTTCTACGAACGGATCTTCCCACAAGACTGA
- the LOC104762694 gene encoding ubiquitin carboxyl-terminal hydrolase 2-like isoform X1: MGKKAKKKARAPTKEIQTTTFSKEVSEEQPSQAGEIAEVDVKAVKETQACVHFDKGLNLDKVIDKIKSSRQIKCDQCKEGVYGKRGTKAKGNKGKKEFSSSDKKAIWLCLECGCYVCGGVGLPTGPQSHVVRHIRLTRHRLVLQWENPQLRWCFPCHSLLPVEKEENGEKKDVLSEVVKLIKGRSLSNLASSDIEDQCSGSGSITSDIKLEVAVTSGIEARDGYVVRGLVNLGNTCFFNSIMQNLLSLDQLRDHFLKEDGSVVGGPLASSLKKLFAETKPEAGLKSAINPRAFFGSFCSKAPQFRGYDQHDSHELLRCLLDSLGTEESALRKKRGDSDNDQKSTLIDSVFGGETSSIVSCMECGHSSKVYEPFLDLSLPVPFKKTPPKKPQTVSRAKKAKLPPKRVPKNVSKVSKVSKVPPSKTLSELNSPGKDLVVLADSDTSSSTFAPLESGPALETSSVITLDSKQALESATQIETGFDSFWLDIIGPETSGDETNMDMQKDGIENVSTTEANQIVPGPDIPANTSVSSSDQTLEGNAERQMLDNEEVAKAEAILDEKDVQATQSDECTATSGISAEINQASCIGGDPGIGESSSTVNPWDEEELPLMVADSQILYMPYKEISCDDKTVVESECEASSSFVTSDHEPQNSDFVDFGGLFDEPEMTEGPVFGPPSKAEASSGVGFMVFSSESDPEEIDDSDSPVSVERCLAHFTKPEILSDDNAWHCENCSKNLKLQRLREKQISKNDESRSSDTSNGWLKENENEIGNGVSGENDVVAVMKDPSDTCSAKDHSTNGIKATSSHSANESDSKGAQDEEEDSEKLITVKRDATKRVLINKAPPVLTIHLKRFSQDLRGRLSKLNGHVAFKEVIDLRQYMDSRCREEPVYRLAGLVEHSGTMRGGHYVAYVRGGQRVKETESSSTVWYNVSDAHVRQVSWEKVLHSEAYILFYERIFPQD, encoded by the exons ATGGGCAAGAAAGCGAAGAAGAAGGCCCGAGCTCCAACAAAGGAGATTCAAACCACCACATTTTCCAAGGAGGTCTCTGAAGAGCAGCCTAGTCAAGCCGGGGAAATAGCTGAGGTTGATGTTAAAGCAGTTAAGGAGACCCAAGCTTGTGTGCATTTCGACAAGGGTCTCAATTTAGATAAAGTGATTGATAAGATCAAGTCTTCCCGGCAGATTAAGTGTGACCAATGCAAGGAAGGGGTCTATGGTAAGAGAGGAACTAAAGCAAAGGGAAATAAGGGGAAAAaagaattttcttcttctgacaAAAAAGCTATTTGGCTTTGTTTGGAATGTGGCTGTTATGTGTGTGGGGGTGTTGGTTTACCAACTGGACCTCAGAGTCATGTTGTGAGGCATATCAGATTGACGCGCCACCGTTTGGTGCTTCAGTGGGAAAATCCCCAGTTAAGATGGTGTTTCCCATGCCATTCGCTTCTCCCtgttgaaaaagaagagaatggtGAGAAGAAAGACGTGCTGTCAGAGgttgttaaattaattaaaggaAGATCTTTAAGCAATTTAGCTTCATCTGATATCGAAGACCAGTGCTCAGGAAGTGGCAGCATCACTAGTGATATCAAGTTAGAAGTTGCTGTGACCAGTGGTATAGAAGCAAGAGATGGTTATGTTGTGCGAGGTTTAGTTAACCTTGGGAACACATGTTTCTTTAATTCGATAATGCAGAATCTTCTTTCTTTGGATCAATTACGCGATCACTTCTTGAAGGAGGATGGATCTGTGGTCGGTGGGCCTCTTGCATCTTCCCTGAAGAAATTATTCGCTGAAACGAAACCTGAGGCAGGCTTGAAGAGTGCGATCAATCCTAGAGCCTTTTTTGGGTCTTTTTGTTCTAAGGCACCCCAGTTTAGGGGATATGACCAGCATGATAGCCACGAGTTGCTACGCTGTTTACTAGATTCGTTGGGCACCGAAGAGTCAGCCTTGAGAAAGAAGCGTGGTGATTCTGATAACGATCAAAAATCTACTCTCATAGATTCTGTCTTTGGGGGAGAAACTTCAAGCATTGTTTCTTGTATGGAGTGCGGGCATTCCTCAAAAGTTTATGAGCCATTTTTGGATCTCTCCTTACCCGTACCGTTCAAGAAAACTCCTCCGAAAAAGCCGCAAACTGTTTCTCGAGCAAAAAAAGCTAAGCTTCCACCAAAAAGAGTCCCCAAGAATGTGTCAAAGGTCAGTAAGGTTTCAAAAGTTCCCCCAAGTAAAACTCTTTCGGAACTGAATTCTCCTGGAAAAGATTTGGTTGTCCTAGCTGATTCGGATACATCCAGTTCTACCTTTGCACCCCTTGAAAGTGGTCCTGCTTTAGAGACTTCTTCAGTTATAACCCTTGACAGTAAACAAGCCTTAGAAAGTGCAACACAAATTGAAACTGGTTTCGATAGCTTCTGGTTGGATATTATTGGACCAGAAACTTCTGGAGATGAGACGAATATGGATATGCAAAAAGATGGTATTGAGAATGTCTCAACAACTGAGGCTAATCAAATTGTACCAGGTCCAGATATTCCGGCCAATACCTCAGTTTCATCAAGTGATCAGACTTTGGAAGGTAACGCAGAGAGGCAGATGCTAGATAATGAAGAAGTTGCAAAGGCGGAAgccattttggatgaaaaagaTGTACAAGCTACGCAGTCTGATGAATGCACAGCTACAAGTGGTATTTCTGCTGAAATCAATCAAGCTAGTTGCATCGGTGGTGATCCTGGTATAGGGGAAAGTTCTTCCACGGTGAATCCTTGGGATGAGGAAGAGCTTCCTTTGATGGTTGCAGATTCACAGATTTTGTACATGCCATACAAAGAAATATCCTGTGATGATAAGACGGTTGTGGAAAGTGAATGTGAGGCTTCATCTTCGTTTGTTACTAGTGATCATGAACCACAAAACagtgattttgttgattttggtgGTTTATTTGATGAGCCCGAGATGACCGAAGGACCTGTTTTTGGACCTCCTTCCAAGGCTGAAGCTTCTTCAGGAGTTGGTTTTATGGTGTTCAGCAGCGAGTCTGATCCTGAAGAAATCGATGACTCGGATTCACCGGTGTCTGTTGAGAGGTGTTTGGCTCATTTCACAAAGCCTGAGATTTTGTCGGATGACAATGCTTGGCACTGCGAGAACTGTTCAAAGAACCTTAAACTCCAACGGTTGAGAGAAAAGCAAATATCCAAAAACGATGAATCAAGATCAAGTGACACCAGCAACGGATGgctgaaagaaaatgaaaatgaaattggAAATGGGGTTTCTGGAGAAAACGATGTTGTGGCTGTTATGAAAGATCCAAGTGATAC TTGTAGTGCCAAGGATCATAGCACTAATGGAATAAAAGCTACGAGTTCTCACTCAGCTAATGAAAGTGATTCCAAAGGAGctcaagatgaagaagaagattctgagaAACTGATCACAGTAAAGAGAGATGCAACTAAAAGAGTACTTATAAACAAAGCCCCACCTGTATTAACCATCCATCTAAAACGATTTAGCCAAGATTTGCGTGGTAGGCTAAGTAAGCTAAATGGTCATGTTGCTTTCAAAGAGGTCATTGATCTTCGCCAGTATATGGACTCAAG atGTAGGGAAGAACCCGTTTACAGACTGGCTGGATTGGTGGAGCATTCAGGAACGATGAGAGGAGGTCATTATGTGGCGTATGTAAGAGGAGGTCAGCGAGTTAAAGAGACTGAGTCCTCTTCCACAGTGTGGTATAACGTAAGCGATGCACATGTTAGACAGGTTTCATGGGAAAAGGTTCTGCATTCTGAAGCTTATATCTTGTTCTACGAACGGATCTTCCCACAAGACTGA
- the LOC104762694 gene encoding ubiquitin carboxyl-terminal hydrolase 2-like isoform X2 — protein sequence MGKKAKKKARAPTKEIQTTTFSKEVSEEQPSQAGEIAEVDVKAVKETQACVHFDKGLNLDKVIDKIKSSRQIKCDQCKEGVYGKRGTKAKGNKGKKEFSSSDKKAIWLCLECGCYVCGGVGLPTGPQSHVVRHIRLTRHRLVLQWENPQLRWCFPCHSLLPVEKEENGEKKDVLSEVVKLIKGRSLSNLASSDIEDQCSGSGSITSDIKLEVAVTSGIEARDGYVVRGLVNLGNTCFFNSIMQNLLSLDQLRDHFLKEDGSVVGGPLASSLKKLFAETKPEAGLKSAINPRAFFGSFCSKAPQFRGYDQHDSHELLRCLLDSLGTEESALRKKRGDSDNDQKSTLIDSVFGGETSSIVSCMECGHSSKVYEPFLDLSLPVPFKKTPPKKPQTVSRAKKAKLPPKRVPKNVSKVSKVSKVPPSKTLSELNSPGKDLVVLADSDTSSSTFAPLESGPALETSSVITLDSKQALESATQIETGFDSFWLDIIGPETSGDETNMDMQKDGIENVSTTEANQIVPGPDIPANTSVSSSDQTLEGNAERQMLDNEEVAKAEAILDEKDVQATQSDECTATSGISAEINQASCIGGDPGIGESSSTVNPWDEEELPLMVADSQILYMPYKEISCDDKTVVESECEASSSFVTSDHEPQNSDFVDFGGLFDEPEMTEGPVFGPPSKAEASSGVGFMVFSSESDPEEIDDSDSPVSVERCLAHFTKPEILSDDNAWHCENCSKNLKLQRLREKQISKNDESRSSDTSNGWLKENENEIGNGVSGENDVVAVMKDPSDTCSAKDHSTNGIKATSSHSANESDSKGAQDEEEDSEKLITVKRDATKRVLINKAPPVLTIHLKRFSQDLRGRLSKLNGHVAFKEVIDLRQYMDSRCREEPVYRLAGLVEHSGTMRGGHYVAYVRGGQRVKETESSSTVWYNVSDAHVRQVSWEKVLHSEAYILFYERIFPQD from the exons ATGGGCAAGAAAGCGAAGAAGAAGGCCCGAGCTCCAACAAAGGAGATTCAAACCACCACATTTTCCAAGGAGGTCTCTGAAGAGCAGCCTAGTCAAGCCGGGGAAATAGCTGAGGTTGATGTTAAAGCAGTTAAGGAGACCCAAGCTTGTGTGCATTTCGACAAGGGTCTCAATTTAGATAAAGTGATTGATAAGATCAAGTCTTCCCGGCAGATTAAGTGTGACCAATGCAAGGAAGGGGTCTATGGTAAGAGAGGAACTAAAGCAAAGGGAAATAAGGGGAAAAaagaattttcttcttctgacaAAAAAGCTATTTGGCTTTGTTTGGAATGTGGCTGTTATGTGTGTGGGGGTGTTGGTTTACCAACTGGACCTCAGAGTCATGTTGTGAGGCATATCAGATTGACGCGCCACCGTTTGGTGCTTCAGTGGGAAAATCCCCAGTTAAGATGGTGTTTCCCATGCCATTCGCTTCTCCCtgttgaaaaagaagagaatggtGAGAAGAAAGACGTGCTGTCAGAGgttgttaaattaattaaaggaAGATCTTTAAGCAATTTAGCTTCATCTGATATCGAAGACCAGTGCTCAGGAAGTGGCAGCATCACTAGTGATATCAAGTTAGAAGTTGCTGTGACCAGTGGTATAGAAGCAAGAGATGGTTATGTTGTGCGAGGTTTAGTTAACCTTGGGAACACATGTTTCTTTAATTCGATAATGCAGAATCTTCTTTCTTTGGATCAATTACGCGATCACTTCTTGAAGGAGGATGGATCTGTGGTCGGTGGGCCTCTTGCATCTTCCCTGAAGAAATTATTCGCTGAAACGAAACCTGAGGCAGGCTTGAAGAGTGCGATCAATCCTAGAGCCTTTTTTGGGTCTTTTTGTTCTAAGGCACCCCAGTTTAGGGGATATGACCAGCATGATAGCCACGAGTTGCTACGCTGTTTACTAGATTCGTTGGGCACCGAAGAGTCAGCCTTGAGAAAGAAGCGTGGTGATTCTGATAACGATCAAAAATCTACTCTCATAGATTCTGTCTTTGGGGGAGAAACTTCAAGCATTGTTTCTTGTATGGAGTGCGGGCATTCCTCAAAAGTTTATGAGCCATTTTTGGATCTCTCCTTACCCGTACCGTTCAAGAAAACTCCTCCGAAAAAGCCGCAAACTGTTTCTCGAGCAAAAAAAGCTAAGCTTCCACCAAAAAGAGTCCCCAAGAATGTGTCAAAGGTCAGTAAGGTTTCAAAAGTTCCCCCAAGTAAAACTCTTTCGGAACTGAATTCTCCTGGAAAAGATTTGGTTGTCCTAGCTGATTCGGATACATCCAGTTCTACCTTTGCACCCCTTGAAAGTGGTCCTGCTTTAGAGACTTCTTCAGTTATAACCCTTGACAGTAAACAAGCCTTAGAAAGTGCAACACAAATTGAAACTGGTTTCGATAGCTTCTGGTTGGATATTATTGGACCAGAAACTTCTGGAGATGAGACGAATATGGATATGCAAAAAGATGGTATTGAGAATGTCTCAACAACTGAGGCTAATCAAATTGTACCAGGTCCAGATATTCCGGCCAATACCTCAGTTTCATCAAGTGATCAGACTTTGGAAGGTAACGCAGAGAGGCAGATGCTAGATAATGAAGAAGTTGCAAAGGCGGAAgccattttggatgaaaaagaTGTACAAGCTACGCAGTCTGATGAATGCACAGCTACAAGTGGTATTTCTGCTGAAATCAATCAAGCTAGTTGCATCGGTGGTGATCCTGGTATAGGGGAAAGTTCTTCCACGGTGAATCCTTGGGATGAG GAAGAGCTTCCTTTGATGGTTGCAGATTCACAGATTTTGTACATGCCATACAAAGAAATATCCTGTGATGATAAGACGGTTGTGGAAAGTGAATGTGAGGCTTCATCTTCGTTTGTTACTAGTGATCATGAACCACAAAACagtgattttgttgattttggtgGTTTATTTGATGAGCCCGAGATGACCGAAGGACCTGTTTTTGGACCTCCTTCCAAGGCTGAAGCTTCTTCAGGAGTTGGTTTTATGGTGTTCAGCAGCGAGTCTGATCCTGAAGAAATCGATGACTCGGATTCACCGGTGTCTGTTGAGAGGTGTTTGGCTCATTTCACAAAGCCTGAGATTTTGTCGGATGACAATGCTTGGCACTGCGAGAACTGTTCAAAGAACCTTAAACTCCAACGGTTGAGAGAAAAGCAAATATCCAAAAACGATGAATCAAGATCAAGTGACACCAGCAACGGATGgctgaaagaaaatgaaaatgaaattggAAATGGGGTTTCTGGAGAAAACGATGTTGTGGCTGTTATGAAAGATCCAAGTGATACTTGTAGTGCCAAGGATCATAGCACTAATGGAATAAAAGCTACGAGTTCTCACTCAGCTAATGAAAGTGATTCCAAAGGAGctcaagatgaagaagaagattctgagaAACTGATCACAGTAAAGAGAGATGCAACTAAAAGAGTACTTATAAACAAAGCCCCACCTGTATTAACCATCCATCTAAAACGATTTAGCCAAGATTTGCGTGGTAGGCTAAGTAAGCTAAATGGTCATGTTGCTTTCAAAGAGGTCATTGATCTTCGCCAGTATATGGACTCAAG atGTAGGGAAGAACCCGTTTACAGACTGGCTGGATTGGTGGAGCATTCAGGAACGATGAGAGGAGGTCATTATGTGGCGTATGTAAGAGGAGGTCAGCGAGTTAAAGAGACTGAGTCCTCTTCCACAGTGTGGTATAACGTAAGCGATGCACATGTTAGACAGGTTTCATGGGAAAAGGTTCTGCATTCTGAAGCTTATATCTTGTTCTACGAACGGATCTTCCCACAAGACTGA
- the LOC104762697 gene encoding protein arginine N-methyltransferase PRMT10-like — translation MRGSNNGGTMGGRAAGTGGGGPSAPVDKEVDYAQYFCTYSFLYHQKDMLSDRVRMDAYFNAVFQNKHHFEGKTILDVGTGSGILAIWSAQAGARKVYAVEATKMADHARALVKANNLDHIVEVIEGSVEDISLPEKVDVIISEWMGYFLLRESMFDSVISARDRWLKPTGVMYPSHARMWLAPIKSNMADRKRNDFDGAMADWHNFSDEIKSYYGVDMEVLTKPFAEEQEKYYIQTAMWNDLNPQQIIGTPTIVKEMDCLTASVSEIEEVRSSVSSVINVEHTRLCGFGGWFDVQFLGRKEDPAQQEIELTTAPSEQHCTHWGQQVFIMSNPINVEEGDNLNLGLVMSRSKENHRLMEVELNCEIKESTGKPKESFKKTYFIE, via the exons ATGAGGGGCTCCAACAACGGCGGCACAATGGGCGGACGAGCGGCCGGAACCGGCGGTGGAGGACCGTCGGCTCCAGTTGACAAAGAAGTTGACTACGCTCAGTACTTCTGCACTTACTCTTTCCTCTACCACCAGAAAGATATGCTCTCCGACCGTGTCCGTATGGATGCTTACTTCAATGCCGTTTTCCAGAACAAACATCACTTTGAGGGCAAG ACTATCTTAGACGTGGGCACTGGAAGTGGAATACTTGCTATTTGGTCAGCTCAAGCTGGTGCTAGGAAGGTTTATGCAGTTGAAGCTACTAAAATGGCTGATCATGCTCGTGCCCTTGTCAAAGCCAATAACCTTGACCATATTGTTGAAGTCATTGAAGGCTCAGTCGAGGATATTTCATTGCCAGAGAAGG TTGATGTGATTATCTCGGAGTGGATGGGATACTTCCTTCTGCGGGAGTCCATGTTTGATTCTGTGATTAGTGCTCGTGACCGATGGTTAAAGCCGACTGGTGTCAT GTACCCTAGTCATGCTCGCATGTGGCTTGCACCCATCAAATCCAATATGGCAGATCGgaagaggaatgattttgatgGGGCAATGGCGGACTGGCATAACTTTTCTGATGAGATCAAAAGTTACTATGGGGTCGATATGGAAGTTCTAACGAAACCTTTTGCTGAAGAGCAAGAAAAGTATTACATACAG ACGGCAATGTGGAATGACTTGAATCCACAACAAATCATAGGCACCCCTACAATTGTCAAAGAGATGGATTGTTTGACTGCCTCTGTCAGTGAAATTGAGGAAGTCAGATCAAGTGTATCGTCAGTCATCAATGTGGAGCACACAAGGCTATGTGGTTTTGGTGGATGGTTCGATGTTCAGTTCTTG GGGAGAAAAGAAGACCCTGCACAGCAAGAAATCGAGTTGACCACAGCTCCAAGTGAGCAGCACTGCACGCACTGGGGTCAACAG GTATTCATTATGTCGAATCCTATAAATGTTGAGGAAGGTGATAACCTGAATCTTGGTTTGGTAATGAGCCGGTCAAAGGAAAACCACAGACTAATGGAGGTTGAGCTTAATTGTGAAATAAAAGAGTCAACTGGCAAACCCAAAGAATCTTTCAAGAAGACTTACTTCATAGagtga